The sequence TGGATTAGAATGTCGGGTTTGAGTTAATTTATTCAATCGTATTCCTCTATTCTCCTTGCGCAGGTTCTTGGGATGATGTATTTAAGGTTGCTGTTGTATTATACATCATAGGCACATTAGTCTGGAATTTCTTCTCAACCGGAGAGAGGATCCTCGAGTAGATAATCTTTGTTGCCCAGTGAAAGTGCAAACGATCATAAAATATAGTCAAGAGAACAAGAGTTTGCCTATGGGAAGTTTCTCGTTAAAGGTGCTCTCTACTAGCATAAAAACTTTGAAACATGCTTCGTTAATGGGTAATTTGACCATGTAAATGTTAGTATGTTTACTGGCATGAATTTTCCATAGAAGCCTGGAGACATTTCTTTAGCCAGAGTAATTTCCATCAACCTCTACACTGTTAGCTAGACATGCATCGCGTTATTATGGTGTCACCGTCCATGTTTAATACGTCTCAGGATGCTGATTGTGAACACAAAAAATTTTACGGAACTTGAGATAGGATAGTACACAATTTTCATATAAAGACTTTGAATTACTTTCACATACGTGCACACAATAAGAAGGATTTTGCTAGTTCCTGGAAAGAAATAGAGTTGAATTTATGTTTTGCAAGTCCGTCAAAAGAAATAGAGTTGAATGTATTAGGAAAATCACTAAGAGATACTTCATTGTGATATACTCCATGATCCATCCATCCCATTTTAAATATAGCTTTATctcaaaaaaatgataattttgtttctatttatatCCTATTACCTAGGGGTGTTTATGGTTTGGATAAAAACCGATCcaaattgaaaaatcaaaccaaaattgATTTAGTTTAGATTTTGAATTGGTTTGTTTTTAGATCGTCAACAACCAATAGTATTTGGTTTGGTTATGGTTTTGTTCGAAAAAAACTTAAGAAATAACCGAACCGAACCAACAAGTTATatgcataaattttattattatacatacataatatttatattcataaacaattttaaaatttttatatatatttcatcaaaatttatttataatttacttaatGAGAAAAATGTCCAAGGTGAGAAGTGAGAACATTTTTCGTATTAGTTTCATGTATTGAGTGTCTATCGAAATTCTTTGTGGGACTGAAAATGTCATTGTCGCTTTTTTCTAGTGCTAAAGTAGtgaattttgaagttttattcGATAAATTCATAATTGAAAGTTTTGTAATGACATTCATTCCAATTATTTTTTCGTTCGAATAGATTGTTGTCACTTTTTTCACGTTTTGAatgaattgtttcttttatttttatgtatggtTAATAACCGAATAACCAAATTAATTCAAACCAAAATCGAAATTAACCAAACCGATAAATGTATAGtatatttaatttggttttgataattttaaattaaattaatttgatattaatttagACAAATGACCAACCCAAACTAACCCGTGAATACCCCTACTATTAACATTAAAGAAGTATACATAATATTTCAGAGgggaaaaaaaacaatttaccTTTATTAAATAAGAGTAACGTAGCAAACCTTAATTTTATCGCCTCTCAATACTTCAGAAAATTTTGAACGAATTTTACCTTCAAATTCTGTTTGCAAATGTCATATAATTttgacaaagaaaaaaaaattgaattaagcAATTCAGTAAGATCTTcctaatagaaaaaagaaacacCATAATTCAAAAATCTTAACAAGATACAAAAGAATTCACATACCaaaaaagagtgaaaaagaAAGTAGAAAATACAAAGAATTGAAGGTAAACAACCAACcaaagtaaaataaaacaaataaagggGGTCAGCTTTTAGGACAATAGAATAATAATTactataaagtaaaaaaaaaaaaagttcttagCGTACTTGTACAACTTATTACtagtaaaaacaaaataaaataaaaaattattgagaaaTGTCCTTCAACCTCAAAATCATTTCCAGCTGTtccacaaataaattaaaaaaaaaaaaaaaaagtttctccCACAATGAATGTGATAATGTACCTTAATATCATGCATACCAATACCATGCTTCATGTGAGAATTCAACCACCATAAttaacctcaaccaattcaacTATACTTAGCTTGCAATCAATATTTTCCAACACCATTCTTTAATCCACCTCAACCACCCCCTTACCTCTCTCTCTCCATAATTATTAACATTCATCTTTGTCCCCATTCTATATTTGGATTAATTGCATCTCTTTTACACTATTCACGAATGGTGTGAGGTCTCTCGGACGAAGATTCACTTTAAGTCCGTCTTTCATAAAAAGCGTTAATGACATTTTTTGCTCCACCTTGTGGCCTGGAGCCACTGTGAGTCGGTGGCGGAGAAGTACTGCAGCCGCCACCGACTTCATTTGCAAGTATGCCAAGTCTTTACCTAGACATATCCTTGGACCAGCATTAAATGCCACAAACTTATATTGTTCGTGCATAACAAACTTTTTACCGTCTAGGGCTAACCATCTTTCTGGCTTGAATTCTAAACAATCTTCTCCCCATGTGCTCTTCATTCTTCCGGCTGAGTATATAGAATATGTTATCGACGAACCCGCGGGTACAAATGTCCCGTCCGGCAACACGTCGTCGACCACCACGTGCTTCGAGTCCTCAGGCACCGACGGATAGAGCCGGAGAGTTTCCGACAATGCAGCTTTCAAGTAGGTTAGCCGATCAACCTCCTCGAACGCTAACGGCTCCTCGAGCCATGATGACGTGTCACTGCCACGTGTCTCAACCAAGACCGTGGATATTTCGTGTAAGATTTTTTGTTCAACTACTGGATTTTGAATGACCAACCAGAAAAACCAACTCAACGCGACCGATGACGTGTCACGTCCAGCTAGGATGAAATTAAGTGCCACGTGTTGCAAAAACTTATCCGTGTAtgattcttttttcttcataaacCTTGATAACAAGTCATCATGTGGATTTCCATCTTTTTGCTGACTCATCAACTCAAGCTTACGTGTATTGATGATGTCAGACATGTATTTGTCCAGCTGTACAAGGCTTCGGTTCAAGCTGACTTCCATTCCAAGCCCAAGCCATTTCTTCAGCTTCCACACAACTTCAGGCAAAATAAACCGCTGCAACGACGCCTCCGTGGCTCGATCAAAAGCCGATGCAAACGTATTATCGGGCAAGCCGGGAGCCAACGTTTGCGGGTCCTTGCCAAAAGCCAAGCCGCAAATATTATCAAAAGTAAGCCGAAGCAATAGATCTTGCAAATCAACCGGCTTCCCTTCAACCTGAGCCGTTTTAAGAATAGGACAAAACCTAAGCTGTATGGCCCGATTAACCCATCGGGCCATAGCTTGGCGTAGCGTTCGAGTCGTAAACTCGAGCGCAGCCGTTTTCCTTTGAAAAAGCCACGTGTCACCGTCAGAATTAAAAATCCCTTGCCCAAGCAGCTCATGAAAAACAGCTTGCCACGTCGGACCTTTCGGGTAATTCTCGAATCGGGTCTTCAATATATGCTCCAAATTCTTCGGGTCGCACGTGACCGTCACGAGCCCCTGTTTCCTGGCCAGAAACGGTATCGCGCATATGCATGTTTGGTACGTGCCACCACACGCGCGGAGATTATCTACTATCCACTCATGCATACGTTCCGAGTTTTCGATCAAACCCGGTAAACTACCCAATAAGGGCCAAACACGTGGACCCTTTAACGATCTCGAAATGTAAGTGAACCATAGCAGATAACATGTTATGAAACTAAACAGCAACAACGCTATAGCAATATCcatatgatgattattttttgGTATGGAGTAGtagaaaaaaagatataaaatgaagtgaatttataggaaaaaaaagggaattaatTATAGTAGTTGTAGTAGAATTGAGTAGCAATAACTAAATGACAGACTGTTTCTTGAATTTCaccatctaattttttttggatacaATAAATGCATAGCAAAAGGACAATAAGTGAAATACCACactatagaagaaaaaaaaaaagctttctTCCCAACTAATTTGTGCAGAGAAAAGAGGTGGACTTTAAATTGAAGCATTGAATGAAATTAGTTGAGCAAGTTtaaagaaagacaaaaattaaaaataatgtatagaTTCCCATAGTTTTAGTTatggaaattttaatttttttttaatataagttaTGGAATAGTACTAGTTAAACTATAAATGGAACATGAGAGTGTGATCATGTAAAGATAGTTAAGTGTTGGGTGAACGACTTGCCAACAACAAATTTATAGTCAAGTACCTCACGTTACGTGACACTTATCTCatctaactatttttttttcttcttaaaactCTATTTTTACCATTACAAATATAATATCTTTCTTTATGACGACGTTATTTGTCTGAATTTCAATACTTTGATTGTTATAGCAAAAAGCAAATTGTTGTTATAGAGACTATATAAcgtaatactttaattttaatagcaaaaagcaaaatttgTTGTAGAGAATATATAACGTAATGGAGAGGCGAAGTCAAGATTAGGAGTTTCGAGGTTTTGAATTTTAGGATAGACGGAAAAAATATTGCAAAATATGCTTCTTTTAACGGAGTTTGAATCCATAACTCTAGCATGGGAAGAATTTCCACATGGTCTATTCCTTACCACTGAACCGtcaatcaattttgtttataagttaatatatatatttatttaattttctaatataaatatcggTTTGCGAAAAAGTTATTAGGTTCGTTCGAACTCCCACTTAGCTTTGCCCTGATGCAATGTAATATTAACAActgttttaaagaaaaattgattgttatagtgaaatgttgttatacaaagggtctattaAATGACGGATGATATGAACCTAGTGTGGTAAATTTTGTCACTCCTTctgttcacttttacttgttcattatttctaaaataaatttctacttttactttttcacttttaacgtatcaataaaatatatagtaattatttttatttattttatcctcagtattaattacttaatcattcattcttttttttaagataaaatattatacatcaattaataTACTCCctatgtttcaaaaagaatgacctcattTCCTTCTTAATTTGTTtgaaaagaatgacatatttcttcttttggtaacattttaatttcaactttccgCGTGaaatgtttaaggccacaagactAAAAgcaattttatacatttcgcataattttaatttaggatcacaaaattcaaaagtcaaATCAAACTAAGTCATCTTTTTTTAAACGgatagaataataattattctcaaatatttatactactcaattattattttcttaaaaaacttgtaaaatataAAGCGAGTAAATAAAAGTCAACGGATGAAACACAGTGACAGGGGTTGACTTTGACTATCTTGAATGGAAGAATTGACATAAAAGAGCAAAAGTCAATTACCATATACATAAGGACTgtcatgatttttgtgttctgggaaattaaaaaagaaaaagtcaaagGTATCAGAGATTCTTTTTTGAGCAGAACAAAACCTTAGCCAATTGATTGGGAAATGGAGCCTTTCTTCATGCAAATGCAAAATGTAGATAGATTCTGCAGGCATCTTCATTGAAGTCAACTCACAATTTCTTTATCTTTAGTTAcctctttttttattctttttattggagtagaaaatgataaaatatcgAGAGAAGAATTGAGAACATTCCTAAATTTAGTATGAAATATTAGTTTCAAACTATCGAAAGTCTTAAAAGTACAAACTTTACTTGACTAATTACTAAACGTAAATGCACCCGATCATCTTGCAACATGAGTGAACTGCACccctaaatttttattaagtttagaGTTGTTTTCGACACTTctcttgatttttatttaagacaTCACATGCTTCTACAAGAGCTTGAGATCACTTGCTATGTCATGTTGCATGTCAAGAATGTATCTAAGtttaattaatcaagtaaaaGTGTATCCATAAGATTGTCAATGGTTTGAAGATAATCTAATATTTTACGTTAAGTTCAAAATTACTTCtcttaaaaaatgtttatttatctattgagaaaaatgataaagtaaAGGAAACTTCTAATTATATGATAGATTAGCaaattatcttcttaatttggTTAAGTCACTTCACCAAGTTCCTTGTTTTTTTCTGAGATTGGTGCAACTGTCTCCTACTAATAATTTAGGTGATCAAGCTAAATGTCATTGACAAAAAATCCTAAGAGAGACCATCAAGTAATACAATTCAAACCTTATTACTATAATAACAATACTTTTGTGGAAATTTCATTGTATGTTACAATGAGATGATgttatattgtatattgatatataaattttatttagttgtTATAAACCATAGTACACAAGATTAGTTTGGTCATTTTATGTGTCAAGAAAGAACATATTTATTAACCAATATAACCAAGGGAAAAAACCCCCCAAATACACAAGTGTGACTTCATCACAGACAAGTCACCTTTAGACAGATTAGTTGCCCATCTATTCAGTAGCTCAACTCATTTTAATCCGTCCAAATTCAGTCAAACCCGCTCATTTGACACTGTAGATATTGTTCCactaaaaatcaagaaactttaTCAAGAAACAAATCCAATTAGAGAAAGGTAGTACTAGGAATCAACTATTCCCCAAGGGTTATGACAATGAGACATCCATCTTTAAAATATCTCCCACCTTTATAGGTCTCAAATGCAGGTATTTTAACAATATTGAAGTCAATGGCTGCATAACAATGGACTAGCTTAGACTCTTACACAGGAAAAATCAAAGAACTCAGCACTTGGGTATTTCAATAGATGATGCTGTTTAATTGTTCTTCATGGAGTACAAAAAATCAACTTACCCTTTAGCCTTTCGCTGCTGAGTATACAATAACTATAAGTAGAATCTTAATCGTACATTCACCTTTCCACAGGGGTTGGTTAGGTGATGTTGCATTGTCGACTGCATCATGTTCACATGTTTCTCTTGCTTGACAtgcaaaatcattttaacaTGAACAGACATCTTCTACATCATCCTCCTCTATATAAATACTTTGCCAGAGGAAATTTTAGACTCTTTGCAACCTGCAGAGTTCGAGAAACAAAATGAGCCACAATGGGAAGTGAGAACAGCTTCTGAAAATACGgccattttttacttttaaacaATTATGGAAACAGTTCTTTAAAGGTTACCTTAAGAGCCATAGCTTCAGACACCATAGATCGATACCGATTAGCGCCTTCCAAGGGGCAACTTCCGCCTTTACTGATAAAATTGGCATTACACAGACTTGATAATTCCAAAAGAACATCAGACAATAGCCCGTTAGTCCAACTCTCTCCTTCCAATCCACCATCTCCTTGTGCTTCTTCATCAGGTAAGCATTCTGACACAGATACAATACACTGAAAGATAGCTAATAATCTTTCCAAGGGAAACGTTCCTGGTCCCTTCAAGAGCAATTCTTGTTCTGCaatttccttcttctcttttgACTTCTCTGAGCTCCTAAAAGATGAGATCATATTTTTGGCGTGTAAGGGAAAATGAAGTAAGATAATAGAAGACAACTAAAATATGATTTGCATCAGAACAATAAAAAACactcaaaaatttaaaagggatTGAGATCATCATATACCTGGAAGGTAAAATAACAGTTTCATACAAATTCTTAAGAGATATAAGTTGATGCATAAGAAGTAGCAACAGTTCAAATGCCAATAAAGGATCCACCAGCAAACCTAATCATCAGACAACATCACCACTTCTTCAAAACTTAAATCTCCTTAAGGAAGTCTCATGAATGAGCCAATAGGACTTCAAAGCTTCATAACAATTACCAGAATACTTCCTACTAATTGCTTTGATGATAAATAAGATGATAAGGAAGCAAATGGTCATTCTTACATCTGGCTATTTCAGTGATTCCTATGTCATCAAGTACTCCAATTTATCACCCCTGATAATTTCGGTAATACATATGTCTAAGTATTGTGATTTATCATGCAACAAAGATGTACTATATTTGTTCTCTGCTGAATTTAAGAAAGAAGTCATGACCAAAGCACTCATGTTAAATGTGAAGAAACCATCAATACAAGCAGTTTATCTAGCAAATGAAGGAAACTAGAATTGATAGCAACATAAGAAAAACAGAATCCGGAATTACTAACTACCTCTTTCGTTTTTTGTTATTGGAGCCTCCAGTTGAGTCAAACATGGATGCGTCAAGGGTAGCTGGATTTCTTGAAGCAAGGAAAGCACAAATAAGAAGATACTTTGCACAAGCAGACATGTGAAAGTCTATCTCATTGGAAGATTCACTAACTCCAACTTTCTTGGCAATGCCTTTGCATTTGTTCGTGTTAGCTGAGGCTTCAGAAGACAGCCTGCTTTCAACTTTGAACGTTTCGTTCAGGGATGGTCCAATATGTGGTTGAAGatgagaaaataattttcttttcatatctTCATTTGGTACAATGCCTAAATCATCAAGAGGTTCACAATATATCTGATATAATGACGAGAATGCAGTCAATAATTCATCAACTTGCCGAGTAACTCGACAAAATGGCCTCAACACCACTCTGTATTAAATAAGAAAGACTGTgtaaatgttaaattttttaataaagtcACCAAAGTGATTATGTCAAATTGAAAATTCAAACTTACTCAAGAAATGAGGAATATAGCTTTGGGTTTTTCTGGTTTTTCATTAAGATTTGACGAAGCTCATCCTCAGTGTAATCAGGAAAGTAAACAGGAACGGGTTCTACATAACCAGTGTCCGAGTAATAGGTGTCAGGTGAAGCATTACTGAGAAAAATCAAACCCACTTCTGGCATTTTCAGAATATCATAGAGCTTAAAGAGAAAAGGCAATATGTTGGAACTCTTATCCCATTCACGAGCAAGCTCCAAGTTATCAAATACCAAGTAAACCATTTTCCCACTAGCCCTTCCTACCGACTTCTTCGAGCTTGATTTCTCCACATTTCCCTTCAAACTATCTACCACATTATGAAGAGCCTCCTGCAAAAGATTTACAAAATCGGAGGGCCTTTCACAGCGTTTCGTACTGGAATAACGATTGCTTTCATTTCTTCTATGAAGCAATAACTGGTTCAACACAGATTCAAATAGTATCCTTGGGTTGTAGCACGTTATACAACTACAGTAAACAAATGGACGTTTTAGGTACTTAAATGTCTGAAGAATCGAACTTGTTTTCCCAGTTGAAGCACCTCCATATACAAACACAGGAAACATTGGAGAATCCAAAGGGCCCAAAAGATgtaataattcaataatttgtGCACGTCTACCAGGTAAACTAGAAATCAAATCATTGAAACTAATTGATTCATCTCCATAAGCGAGATCATGTATCGTCAAAGGCAACAGATTACATGATTTTAACTTCCCTTTAGAACTTTTTGGATTCGGTGTGCTAGACAATGATGCTCTAGTGGTTCTTCTAGTAGTTTGTGGATTTCCTTCATCACCCATTTCTTCTTATGTGCCAAAATCCtggaaatttcaaaaaaaaagtataaacatTCGATTACTGGGCCACGGAAGAACCCTAACAGTATCTATAGTTACATCCGAACTTCTATACAGACACTTCAGAAACTGAACACAACTTAATTGCATATAAATtcacacaaaaagaaaaaactgaaagagaagagagagatGACGACGCACCTTGCGGTGCAGTTTGCTGGTCGTCGGGGAAACGAAATCTGCCGGAATTTTGCGGTGGCCGGTGAAGGAAGAAACGGAGTTGAAAAGAGTCTTTAATCAATTCAACCCTAGGTATATGACAGCTAATTTTCCCGCCAATATGAAAGATGCGAGCTGTGACTAtactctttaaaaaattattttattaattatattttgaaaactttaatttaataattaatattttatataattatttaatgaaaagaaaataataagtttCTCTGAATATATACAAGTGAAGTAAAATAAATTCACCATTTTTACCCatattttcctaaaagaaaagttaaattttaaattagaacTTCAAATCGAAGCCTCAAAAATCATCAAACCTCTACAAAATTAGTTGGAAACATATTGATGATCTCTTAAAGCTAATTTATATCGAggtataaatatgttatttactgTAGGAAAAGTAGATATATCGTTGATCCCTTAGAGCAAGTTTATATAAAGATATAAGTATGTCATtaaccaaaagaaaaagtagataTACAGTTATTATATGAAACAGCAAAATAGACATCTAAGGCTTAATACAAGTAAACTTCATTTAGGTATTCAAAATACAACTTATTTAAATTGAGCACTGAATAAATAACAAAGCGTGAATATATTAATGAACCCGTAAATTATAACCTACAATCAAGATTTTTAATACAATAATACGAGTGAAAACCTCTCACATGATAGGTAGATATTAGTAATTGTTTTGTCAAAAGGAAAGATAGGagaataatatgaaatttatgtgctACTACTGATGTATACACTAATatttggccatagatttttcaaataacatttgaggaaaaaattagcaaataatatttgtccatataatttactattatttaataaatatttttggcaaatatcgcaaattttcaaatactagttttttctagtatttgattcaaatttcattatttgcgatcttttaaaaatttaaattttattccaaacttttatcttttacgaAAACATCGTTGTTTACGTCGTATTACATAGTTTTTTACATAAACACcaaagtaaaaatgaaatagtcagtgaatattaaatgatgatatgcttgttaatgaatatgatgaaaattGACTCAACATAACAAAATCATGTGTTTTGTCTATTTCACCTATGTCTAGAATGATGTTTGTTGCACTTACTCCAAACTACCACATTGCTTAGTGTCATggacactatttgttattgttgcaACATTtaacttgtaatacaaacttatacttagttttaataatttttaaaacttatgggtgtaaatcacatttttctaaaaaaataaaatacatttccCAAATACTAGggccaaacacatggtgaaatttcattcaaataatatttgtcaaGAATATTTAGAAATCTATGATCAAACCCTAGCTAATAATAAAGGCTGTAATTGTAAGCAGAAGGTAATCCAAAAAACTGTATGTAAAATCCAGCAATCCATCTGACACCAGATATGTACAAGACTGACGAGCTCTACACCTGCTCAAAATTAGATCATGAAAATAATACAGtacattttttttccagaaatcccaaaagagaaaaatcagaCAGCAAACAACTTAAACCTTTTGTGAACAATTGTATAAAAGATATAAAGTTTCCAGATGCTATTTTTCAGAACGTAGGTAGACTCTAGTGCAAAGAGCGAGAATCAACATCAAACAGGGCTGGCTGCTGCGACCTTTCATACTTAACCCGACAATCAAGACACCCTAGTGCGTGCGTAATATACAACCCCATCATAAGAAGAACATAAAGATATTCGCATCATGCCCTGTCAAAAGCAAGTTAATCAGATACACTGAAGAAACAAAGCTAGCATATCAAGTAAACAAAACATTGGCTTCACTCACtcattttcatcatcatcatcttaaTGTTGAGCTGCTCCACTCCCTCTGATGAACGTACCACGGCGATCACCCCCAACAACCACATCTTTCAATCGAGATAGTGGACCAAACATCCTGCTAATCCTCTGCCAACATTGAAATACAGATCAATGCAACTAAACAGAGTAAACTTATCAGTCCAAATGGCATTTCTGAGAACCAAGATGTTTGAACTGACAACAAGAAACGTAAGCGGGACTAACAACATATATAAGGATGACTTCCAGGGTTTAATGTTCTTCTATATACCACACTAAGTGAACGGCTAATCCTGGTTTTGATCACCTAATTGTTTGTGTGATTGAAGTCTCCGGTACCATCTTATTATAAAAGCTATTTACTAGACCAACAGGAAGCAACACAAGAACCAACAATGGAGATCTTGAAGAAAACATGCAATCTACAGCAAGTGTTAAATGGCAAACTCCTTTGCTAATGAGGAGGTCAAAAGACCTGCAGATTCAGTTATTcaggttcacttattttaacACCCATGAATTTCCAGACTCAACAAAGAACCATATTCAGAAAATAATACTGCAAGCTAGTCTAAGGCCAATGAACTAATAACAACaatagtgaaatcccacaagttGGGTCTGGGGGGAGCAAATGAAATAATAACCCTCCTAAAGTCATTTGGTATTTTTGTGTAGGGCATCGTAGTTGgtgaaactttttttataaGGTAAGGTAAATTCCGTTGAATAAGTACCAATAGCACACAAACTACAGCAAAGCTGTATCAAATTATAATCTCATAACTAGTTAACTACTATAAATTCCTCGAACTGTCCCTAATTTTCTATCATATTACCCCTATACCAGAAATATAGATTTTGAGCGCCTACTGTTTAGAATATCTAAAATGATTCTCAAAACATCTCTCATTTATTTTCCAACCAAATGGTCCAAAAGATGCAAAGGGGTATTGTTTTCTAGAATCCAGGCTATCTCCAGTCTCTTCCCAACTTTCTGATTCTGCCAGCAAACCAAAAGGTCTTTCAAGTTCGTTGGCATCACCCATTGCACACCACTAATATTTCAGAAGAGATCCCATAGCTATTTTTTGTGCGACTACAATGCAAATTAAATTCCGTGCAGATTCCAGAAAAATTTCACAGGCTAGCTTGTGTGTTGTACTTCCAGTGCTTTTTTTAATGATAGACAACCCCTTGGTCGCTATTTTGAGTCTTTGCTTTTCGCAAGGCTTCTAGATTTATCAATTAAAGAAGATCATAAGTatcaaacaaaaagaaacagaaacCATGGCAATAATCCTGCATCTTCTCCTTTACCAGTGGAACCTAGAGGACTTTATAGAGAGAAATTGTTTCTTAGGGAAATGTTGCACTTTCGAGGCTTAGCAGCATTCATTCTTCAAACAATCAGTATGAAAAcgtaaccaaaaaaaaaatgaaaaccttATCCTAACGTGATTTAAAAGTTCAGTAATTCACCATCAAAACAAGAGCAAAAAGGA comes from Solanum pennellii chromosome 1, SPENNV200 and encodes:
- the LOC107012050 gene encoding origin of replication complex subunit 5; translation: MGDEGNPQTTRRTTRASLSSTPNPKSSKGKLKSCNLLPLTIHDLAYGDESISFNDLISSLPGRRAQIIELLHLLGPLDSPMFPVFVYGGASTGKTSSILQTFKYLKRPFVYCSCITCYNPRILFESVLNQLLLHRRNESNRYSSTKRCERPSDFVNLLQEALHNVVDSLKGNVEKSSSKKSVGRASGKMVYLVFDNLELAREWDKSSNILPFLFKLYDILKMPEVGLIFLSNASPDTYYSDTGYVEPVPVYFPDYTEDELRQILMKNQKNPKLYSSFLEVVLRPFCRVTRQVDELLTAFSSLYQIYCEPLDDLGIVPNEDMKRKLFSHLQPHIGPSLNETFKVESRLSSEASANTNKCKGIAKKVGVSESSNEIDFHMSACAKYLLICAFLASRNPATLDASMFDSTGGSNNKKRKRSSEKSKEKKEIAEQELLLKGPGTFPLERLLAIFQCIVSVSECLPDEEAQGDGGLEGESWTNGLLSDVLLELSSLCNANFISKGGSCPLEGANRYRSMVSEAMALKVAKSLKFPLAKYLYRGG
- the LOC107008494 gene encoding cytochrome P450 86A22-like, translating into MDIAIALLLFSFITCYLLWFTYISRSLKGPRVWPLLGSLPGLIENSERMHEWIVDNLRACGGTYQTCICAIPFLARKQGLVTVTCDPKNLEHILKTRFENYPKGPTWQAVFHELLGQGIFNSDGDTWLFQRKTAALEFTTRTLRQAMARWVNRAIQLRFCPILKTAQVEGKPVDLQDLLLRLTFDNICGLAFGKDPQTLAPGLPDNTFASAFDRATEASLQRFILPEVVWKLKKWLGLGMEVSLNRSLVQLDKYMSDIINTRKLELMSQQKDGNPHDDLLSRFMKKKESYTDKFLQHVALNFILAGRDTSSVALSWFFWLVIQNPVVEQKILHEISTVLVETRGSDTSSWLEEPLAFEEVDRLTYLKAALSETLRLYPSVPEDSKHVVVDDVLPDGTFVPAGSSITYSIYSAGRMKSTWGEDCLEFKPERWLALDGKKFVMHEQYKFVAFNAGPRICLGKDLAYLQMKSVAAAVLLRHRLTVAPGHKVEQKMSLTLFMKDGLKVNLRPRDLTPFVNSVKEMQLIQI